The following coding sequences are from one Salinicoccus sp. Bachu38 window:
- the coaE gene encoding dephospho-CoA kinase (Dephospho-CoA kinase (CoaE) performs the final step in coenzyme A biosynthesis.) yields MNYIIGLTGGIASGKSTASDYIRSKGYPVLDADTYAKKATAKDGPAYQGIIDHFGADLLQDDGEIDRRKLGAIVFNDDGERKVLNQLVHPEVRRMMDADKERLAEAGHVFLDIPLLFENGLDRQCDITLTVYVDQETQTERLMERNGFSHSEALSRINSQMPLSEKRNRSDEVLDNSGSKDDLYAQIEDFLAKIEK; encoded by the coding sequence ATGAATTATATAATCGGTCTGACGGGTGGAATTGCCAGCGGCAAATCCACTGCTTCAGACTATATCAGATCAAAAGGGTACCCGGTCCTCGATGCGGATACCTATGCAAAGAAGGCCACTGCCAAGGACGGCCCGGCATACCAGGGAATCATCGACCACTTCGGCGCGGATCTCCTGCAGGATGATGGAGAAATCGACCGGAGGAAGCTCGGTGCCATCGTCTTCAATGATGATGGGGAGAGGAAGGTTCTGAACCAGCTGGTGCATCCGGAAGTGCGGCGGATGATGGACGCTGACAAAGAACGCCTGGCCGAAGCGGGTCATGTGTTCCTCGATATCCCGCTGCTCTTCGAAAATGGCCTTGACCGGCAATGTGACATCACATTGACGGTATATGTGGATCAGGAAACCCAGACCGAAAGGCTTATGGAAAGAAATGGATTTTCCCATTCCGAAGCCCTGTCCCGGATAAACAGTCAGATGCCGCTTTCCGAGAAGCGCAACAGAAGTGATGAAGTGCTTGACAACAGTGGTTCAAAAGACGATCTGTATGCGCAGATCGAAGACTTTCTGGCGAAGATTGAAAAATAG
- the mutM gene encoding bifunctional DNA-formamidopyrimidine glycosylase/DNA-(apurinic or apyrimidinic site) lyase, with translation MPELPEVELVRRSLEKEVEGASIEAVAFSDFVNKGHATSRKTIVKQDLDTFSSNVSGATIRKVGRRGKYLYFIMEKSDEIFHMVSHLGMSGAFFVTDSIEAIADRNYRKHWQVAFRLEDGRTLSYCDIRRFGEMLTIGRMGDFPPFGRMAVEYTHPDSMVDFIDRVKAPANRSKAIKAVIMDSSVIPGVGNIYASEALFASGILPTRKAGNVSVKRLMALHRAIADVFDLSIENGGSTISDYRGVSGEKGSMQDRFHIYQKKSCASCGGPVKTKTIATRNTFYCTKCQR, from the coding sequence ATGCCGGAACTACCGGAAGTGGAACTGGTCCGACGGTCCCTGGAGAAGGAAGTGGAAGGCGCCTCGATCGAGGCGGTCGCCTTTTCCGACTTCGTAAACAAGGGCCACGCAACCAGCCGAAAGACAATTGTAAAGCAGGATCTGGATACATTCAGCAGCAATGTCAGTGGGGCGACAATAAGGAAGGTAGGCAGACGTGGAAAATATCTGTATTTCATCATGGAGAAATCCGATGAAATTTTCCATATGGTCTCGCATCTGGGCATGTCGGGTGCCTTCTTTGTCACAGACTCCATTGAAGCCATTGCGGACAGGAACTACAGGAAGCATTGGCAGGTCGCCTTCAGACTGGAGGATGGACGGACATTGTCATATTGCGACATCAGACGATTCGGAGAGATGCTGACCATCGGCAGGATGGGTGACTTCCCGCCATTCGGCCGCATGGCAGTCGAATATACACACCCCGACAGCATGGTCGACTTCATCGACAGGGTGAAGGCCCCGGCAAACAGGAGCAAGGCGATCAAAGCCGTAATCATGGACAGTTCGGTCATACCGGGTGTCGGAAACATTTATGCATCAGAAGCCCTTTTTGCTTCGGGAATACTGCCGACGAGAAAAGCCGGAAACGTCTCAGTCAAGCGGCTGATGGCACTGCATAGGGCAATTGCCGATGTATTCGACCTCTCCATAGAGAACGGCGGCTCGACCATCTCGGACTATCGGGGTGTGTCGGGGGAAAAGGGGAGCATGCAGGACCGTTTCCATATCTATCAGAAGAAATCCTGTGCCTCGTGTGGCGGACCGGTGAAGACGAAAACGATCGCAACGAGGAACACATTCTACTGTACCAAATGCCAGAGGTGA
- the polA gene encoding DNA polymerase I has translation MKKLILIDGNSVAFRAFYGLPLLSNQSGLHTNAIFGYARLLEKLIADESPTHFLVAFDAGKSTFRHKQYEEYKGGRQKMPPELGEQLAPIRRLIDAYGIKRYELDEYEADDIIGTLSRKADEEGFETIIITGDRDLTQLASDNTVIYYTKKGISDIDRYTPEYIEEIYGLDPEQIVDLKGLMGDKSDNIPGVPGVGEKTALKLLKNHGSVEEVLNHLDEVKGKKLKENLTAHKEDALMSKSLATIHRAVPLDFGMDNLRFTEDNEQEKYELFKELEFESLLKNMEASETEDKVEFTDERVDQMDVLGEDISLHLEVRTENYLVHRPEYIAITDGERTFISPMDGVDPGQLETFLKSRKIINVYDIKRQMGLLKHLDIHFQDFDYDIMLGSFLLDPSRKIIDVAETAGQFNINIDSDDYHYGKGRKAKQPTGETQFKFLNDKVMAVHNVRTLMETSLEEDEMLGLWKDLEIPLAKVLSRMEYRGIRVDPSRLEEMESEIKERLDEIEERIYALAGEEFNINSPKQLGHILFEKLELPVIKKTKTGYSTAVNVLEELQNKHEIIDYLLDYRSLSKLQSTYVIGLQGEIKEDSKIHTRFNQTLAQTGRLSSVEPNLQNIPIRIDEGRRIRKAFVPKDESHVLLALDYSQIELRVLAHITGDETMTSAFTSDTDIHTKTAMEVFNVEKEDVTSEMRRNAKAVNFGIVYGISDYGLSQNLGITRKEAKTFIDNYLDSFPEVKSFMKSIVQDAKRDGYVKTLLNRRRYIPDIHSRNFNARSFAERTAMNSPIQGSAADIIKLAMVKYEQSKEAQKFNAELLLQIHDELIFDIPKDEVEDFIPVIKEIMENAMELNVPLKVDYGYGNDWYEVK, from the coding sequence ATGAAGAAACTGATTCTAATAGATGGGAACAGCGTGGCTTTCCGTGCCTTCTATGGACTGCCGCTGTTGAGCAACCAGAGCGGACTTCATACGAATGCCATTTTCGGCTATGCCAGGCTTTTGGAAAAACTGATTGCAGATGAGTCTCCCACTCATTTCCTCGTTGCCTTCGATGCAGGGAAATCAACATTCAGACACAAGCAGTATGAAGAGTATAAGGGAGGCAGGCAGAAGATGCCGCCTGAACTGGGTGAGCAGCTGGCCCCGATCCGCAGACTGATCGATGCCTACGGCATCAAAAGATACGAACTGGATGAGTATGAAGCGGATGACATCATCGGGACGCTGAGCAGGAAAGCGGACGAAGAGGGCTTTGAAACGATCATCATCACGGGAGACAGGGACCTCACCCAGCTGGCCAGTGACAACACCGTCATCTACTATACGAAAAAGGGCATATCGGATATCGACAGGTATACACCGGAGTATATCGAAGAGATATACGGCCTCGATCCCGAACAGATCGTCGACCTGAAAGGCCTGATGGGCGACAAGTCGGATAACATACCGGGTGTACCGGGCGTCGGGGAGAAGACGGCACTCAAACTGCTTAAGAATCACGGCAGTGTCGAAGAAGTGCTGAATCATCTGGATGAGGTCAAAGGGAAGAAGCTGAAGGAGAACCTGACCGCGCATAAAGAGGATGCACTGATGAGCAAGTCCCTTGCAACCATCCACCGGGCGGTGCCTCTGGATTTCGGTATGGACAATCTCAGATTCACGGAGGACAATGAACAGGAAAAGTATGAACTCTTCAAGGAGCTTGAGTTCGAGTCGCTGCTCAAAAATATGGAGGCCAGCGAGACCGAGGACAAGGTCGAGTTCACAGATGAACGTGTGGATCAGATGGATGTACTCGGGGAAGATATCTCCCTCCACCTGGAAGTCCGTACGGAAAACTATCTGGTCCATAGGCCGGAGTACATTGCAATCACCGACGGCGAGCGGACATTCATCAGCCCTATGGACGGGGTCGATCCAGGGCAGCTGGAAACGTTCCTCAAATCCAGGAAGATTATCAATGTGTACGATATCAAGCGTCAGATGGGGCTCCTCAAACATCTGGACATCCATTTCCAGGATTTCGACTACGATATCATGCTGGGCAGTTTCCTGCTCGATCCATCCAGGAAAATCATTGATGTCGCAGAGACGGCCGGCCAGTTCAATATCAATATAGACAGTGACGACTATCATTACGGCAAGGGTCGCAAGGCCAAGCAGCCGACCGGGGAGACGCAGTTCAAGTTCCTCAATGACAAGGTGATGGCTGTGCATAATGTCAGGACACTGATGGAAACCTCACTCGAGGAAGATGAAATGCTCGGGTTGTGGAAAGACCTCGAAATCCCTTTGGCCAAAGTACTGTCCAGGATGGAGTACCGCGGTATCAGAGTGGATCCTTCGCGCCTCGAGGAGATGGAGTCGGAGATCAAAGAGCGGCTTGATGAAATAGAAGAGCGAATATACGCACTTGCAGGTGAGGAGTTCAACATCAACTCGCCGAAGCAGCTCGGTCATATCCTTTTTGAAAAGCTGGAACTGCCGGTGATCAAGAAGACGAAAACGGGGTATTCGACTGCAGTCAATGTACTCGAAGAGCTCCAGAACAAGCATGAAATCATCGATTATCTGCTGGATTACCGCTCTCTCTCCAAACTCCAGTCCACCTATGTCATCGGACTCCAGGGGGAGATAAAGGAAGATTCGAAGATCCATACGCGCTTCAACCAGACACTGGCACAGACGGGCCGGCTGTCATCCGTCGAACCGAATCTCCAGAACATACCGATCCGCATCGATGAAGGCCGCCGGATCAGGAAGGCATTTGTACCGAAGGATGAATCGCACGTACTGCTGGCACTCGACTACTCACAGATTGAACTTCGGGTGCTTGCCCACATTACAGGTGACGAGACGATGACCAGTGCATTTACGAGTGATACAGACATCCATACAAAAACAGCGATGGAAGTCTTCAATGTGGAGAAGGAGGATGTCACTTCCGAAATGAGACGGAACGCCAAAGCCGTGAACTTTGGTATCGTGTACGGCATCAGCGACTACGGACTGAGCCAGAACCTTGGCATTACACGGAAGGAAGCCAAAACCTTCATCGACAATTATCTGGATTCCTTCCCCGAGGTGAAGAGCTTCATGAAGTCCATCGTCCAGGATGCCAAACGGGATGGCTATGTAAAGACCCTCCTCAACCGCAGAAGGTACATCCCGGATATACACAGCCGCAATTTCAATGCAAGAAGCTTCGCAGAACGGACGGCCATGAACTCCCCGATACAGGGAAGTGCTGCGGATATCATCAAACTCGCCATGGTCAAATACGAACAATCGAAAGAAGCACAGAAATTCAACGCCGAATTATTGCTCCAGATCCACGATGAGCTGATTTTTGACATTCCGAAAGATGAAGTGGAAGATTTCATTCCGGTCATCAAAGAAATCATGGAGAATGCAATGGAACTCAATGTGCCGCTTAAAGTGGACTACGGGTATGGCAATGATTGGTATGAAGTAAAGTAG
- a CDS encoding AbgT family transporter: MENGRKKNGIFQKFLDFVEWLGNKLPHPVTLFALLAALTLVASAVLSIFEITVEHPGEDQETVSINNLLDSEGISYIFSSMTDNFINFAPLGVVLVTMLGIGVAERSGLISAALRGFVLSIPKQLITAGLVFAGIMSSLASDAGYVVLPPLGAVLFLALGRHPLAGLAAAFAGVSAGFSANLLLSGTDAMLAELSIAAASVIDPEYAEGMNVAMNYFFISASVFLLTLVGWFVSDKIVEPRLGKFNPKNGDSTAVESTDEMNPLKPVEKKGLIWAIISAVVGIALALLLVVLPNSPMRGDDAIGSYMDTIVQSPFMSDGLVPVIAILFFIPGLVYGLITRSIKNDKDVANQMTETMAAMGMFIVLAFTAGQFVAYFAESNIGLVIGVYGAELLEALNLTGIPLIIGFMFVTAVVNLFIGSASAKWAMMAPIFVPIMMQLGYSPELTTMAYRVADSSTNIITPLMTYFAIIIAFAQQYDKNIGIGTLISVMLPYSIFFFVTWAIMLIVWMLFGIPLGPNAPIEYNG, translated from the coding sequence ATGGAAAATGGTAGAAAGAAAAATGGTATTTTTCAAAAATTCCTTGATTTTGTCGAGTGGCTGGGTAATAAACTGCCTCACCCGGTAACTCTGTTTGCGCTGCTTGCAGCGCTGACACTGGTAGCGTCTGCCGTCCTATCGATATTCGAGATTACGGTGGAGCACCCAGGAGAGGATCAGGAAACTGTTTCAATCAATAATCTGCTTGACAGTGAAGGGATAAGCTACATATTCTCAAGCATGACCGACAACTTCATCAACTTTGCACCGCTCGGCGTAGTGCTTGTCACAATGCTTGGTATAGGTGTTGCTGAAAGGTCCGGACTGATCAGTGCTGCATTGCGCGGGTTCGTTCTGTCCATACCGAAGCAGCTGATTACTGCCGGACTGGTCTTTGCCGGTATCATGTCTTCGCTCGCTTCCGATGCAGGATATGTCGTACTGCCACCACTTGGGGCCGTACTGTTCCTCGCACTTGGCAGACATCCGCTTGCAGGTCTTGCAGCTGCATTCGCCGGTGTTTCTGCCGGATTCTCTGCCAACCTGCTCCTCAGCGGAACAGACGCGATGCTCGCGGAACTTTCAATCGCAGCGGCATCAGTCATCGATCCGGAATATGCAGAAGGCATGAACGTGGCGATGAACTACTTCTTCATCTCAGCGAGTGTATTCCTGCTCACCCTTGTAGGGTGGTTCGTCTCCGACAAGATCGTCGAGCCGAGACTCGGGAAATTCAATCCAAAGAATGGCGATTCCACTGCAGTGGAAAGCACGGATGAAATGAATCCCCTGAAGCCTGTTGAGAAGAAAGGGCTGATCTGGGCGATCATTTCCGCTGTTGTGGGCATAGCGCTCGCACTGCTCCTCGTCGTGCTGCCGAATTCTCCGATGCGTGGTGACGATGCGATCGGCAGCTACATGGATACAATCGTCCAGTCTCCATTCATGAGTGACGGACTGGTGCCGGTGATTGCTATACTCTTCTTCATACCGGGTCTAGTCTATGGACTGATTACCCGCAGTATCAAAAATGATAAGGATGTTGCCAACCAGATGACCGAAACGATGGCTGCGATGGGCATGTTCATCGTCCTGGCATTCACAGCAGGCCAGTTTGTCGCGTACTTCGCAGAATCCAACATCGGCCTGGTCATCGGCGTCTATGGTGCAGAACTGCTCGAAGCGCTCAACCTCACTGGCATCCCGCTGATCATCGGCTTCATGTTCGTCACGGCCGTGGTCAATCTCTTCATCGGAAGTGCCAGTGCCAAATGGGCGATGATGGCACCGATATTCGTGCCGATCATGATGCAGCTCGGATACTCTCCGGAACTGACGACCATGGCATATCGTGTAGCGGATTCTTCCACGAACATCATTACACCACTGATGACATACTTTGCGATCATCATCGCTTTTGCACAGCAGTATGATAAGAATATCGGGATTGGTACATTGATTTCCGTCATGCTCCCATATTCCATCTTCTTCTTTGTCACGTGGGCGATCATGCTCATCGTATGGATGCTGTTCGGCATCCCACTCGGACCGAATGCACCAATCGAATATAACGGGTAA
- the mdh gene encoding malate dehydrogenase, with the protein MTRSVDSMNRKKISVIGAGFTGATTAFIAASKALGDVVLVDIPQAEDPTRGKALDMSEATPVLGVDVDITGTSNYEDTRDSDIVIITAGIARKPGMSRDDLVKTNQKVMSAVTREIVKYSPDCSIIVLTNPVDAMTYTVYKESGFPKNRVIGQSGVLDTARFRTFIAEELKLSVKDVQGFVLGGHGDDMVPLIRYSNVGGVPLTSLLSQDRIDAIIERTRKGGAEIVNLLGSGSAYYAPAAALVEMAEAILSDQKRVLPAIAYLEGEYGYGDIYLGVPTVLGAEGIESIIELELTDEEKDQLDKSKESVTNVMNMLK; encoded by the coding sequence ATGACAAGGAGCGTGGACAGCATGAACAGAAAGAAGATTTCGGTCATCGGCGCCGGATTTACCGGTGCCACGACAGCCTTCATCGCTGCATCAAAAGCATTGGGCGACGTTGTGCTGGTCGATATTCCGCAGGCTGAAGACCCGACCCGGGGCAAGGCCCTCGATATGTCGGAGGCGACACCTGTCCTGGGTGTCGATGTGGACATTACAGGCACGAGCAATTATGAAGATACAAGAGACTCCGATATTGTCATCATTACAGCTGGAATTGCGAGAAAACCGGGCATGAGCAGGGATGATCTGGTGAAAACAAATCAGAAGGTGATGTCTGCCGTTACGCGTGAAATAGTGAAATATTCACCTGACTGTTCAATCATCGTCCTGACCAACCCGGTGGATGCAATGACCTACACTGTATATAAGGAGTCCGGCTTTCCCAAAAACAGGGTGATCGGCCAGTCCGGTGTACTCGATACAGCGAGGTTCAGAACATTCATCGCCGAAGAACTGAAGCTTTCCGTCAAGGATGTGCAAGGCTTCGTCCTTGGCGGCCATGGTGATGACATGGTACCGCTCATACGCTATTCCAATGTAGGCGGTGTGCCACTTACGAGCCTGCTGAGCCAGGATAGGATTGATGCCATCATCGAGCGGACAAGGAAGGGCGGGGCTGAGATCGTCAACCTGCTTGGCAGTGGTTCCGCCTATTATGCGCCTGCTGCCGCACTTGTCGAAATGGCTGAAGCAATCCTTTCGGATCAGAAGCGTGTGCTGCCGGCTATCGCCTATCTCGAAGGCGAGTATGGCTATGGAGATATCTATCTTGGTGTGCCTACTGTGCTTGGCGCAGAAGGCATAGAGAGCATCATTGAACTCGAACTGACCGACGAAGAAAAAGACCAGCTGGATAAATCCAAAGAGTCTGTAACGAACGTCATGAATATGTTGAAATAA
- the icd gene encoding NADP-dependent isocitrate dehydrogenase, translating into MASQKITTDNGVLNVPDQPVIPFIEGDGIGPDIWSAASKVLDAAVEKAYDGKKGIEWKEVLAGQKAYDKTGEWLPQETLDTIDEYLLAIKGPLTTPIGGGIRSLNVALRQELDLFTCLRPVRYFEGVPSPLKRPEETDMVIFRENTEDIYAGIEFQEGTDDVKKVIDFLQNEMGAKNIRFPETSGIGIKPVSKEGTERLVRSAINYAIDNNRPSVTLVHKGNIMKFTEGAFKAWGYDLAEREFGDKVFTWKEYDKIVEDEGREAADKAQSEAESAGKIVIKDAIADIFLQQILTRPKDFGVVATMNLNGDYVSDALAAQVGGIGIAPGANINYETGHAIFEATHGTAPKYAGLDKVNPSSVILSGVLMLEHLGWQEAADLITKSMEKTIASKVVTYDFARLMDGATEVKCSEFGDELIKNM; encoded by the coding sequence ATGGCTAGTCAAAAAATAACTACAGACAACGGGGTACTCAACGTACCGGATCAACCTGTCATTCCATTCATCGAAGGGGACGGCATCGGTCCTGACATCTGGAGTGCAGCAAGCAAGGTGCTTGATGCAGCAGTTGAAAAAGCGTACGACGGCAAAAAAGGAATCGAGTGGAAAGAAGTGCTTGCGGGACAGAAAGCCTACGACAAGACAGGCGAATGGCTGCCACAGGAAACGCTCGATACGATCGATGAATATCTGCTGGCCATCAAAGGACCTCTTACAACACCAATCGGCGGCGGCATCCGTTCACTCAACGTGGCACTGAGGCAGGAACTGGACCTCTTCACATGCCTTCGTCCTGTAAGGTATTTTGAAGGTGTGCCTTCTCCGCTGAAACGTCCGGAAGAAACCGACATGGTCATTTTCCGTGAAAATACAGAGGACATCTATGCGGGCATCGAATTCCAGGAAGGGACTGATGATGTCAAGAAAGTCATCGATTTCCTGCAGAATGAAATGGGCGCAAAGAACATCCGTTTCCCTGAAACTTCCGGAATCGGCATCAAGCCGGTATCCAAGGAAGGTACTGAGAGACTTGTCCGTTCGGCGATCAACTATGCAATCGACAACAACCGCCCGTCTGTAACGCTTGTCCACAAAGGGAATATCATGAAGTTTACAGAAGGTGCATTCAAAGCCTGGGGCTATGACCTTGCTGAGCGCGAATTCGGAGATAAAGTCTTCACGTGGAAAGAGTATGACAAGATTGTAGAGGATGAAGGCAGGGAAGCGGCCGACAAAGCCCAATCCGAAGCTGAATCAGCAGGCAAGATCGTCATCAAGGACGCGATTGCAGACATCTTCCTGCAACAGATCCTTACGCGTCCGAAGGACTTTGGCGTTGTAGCGACGATGAACCTGAACGGCGACTATGTCTCCGATGCACTTGCAGCACAAGTCGGCGGTATCGGCATTGCGCCGGGCGCGAACATCAACTACGAAACAGGACATGCGATCTTCGAAGCAACCCACGGTACTGCACCTAAATACGCTGGACTTGATAAGGTGAACCCTTCTTCAGTCATCCTCTCGGGCGTCTTGATGCTTGAGCACCTCGGATGGCAGGAAGCTGCTGACCTCATTACTAAATCAATGGAAAAAACGATCGCTTCCAAAGTCGTCACATATGACTTTGCCCGTCTGATGGATGGAGCAACGGAAGTGAAGTGTTCCGAATTTGGAGATGAACTGATCAAGAACATGTAA
- a CDS encoding citrate synthase, with product MSDKKGLEGIVAADSRISSIIGSQLTYCGYEIDDLAENASFEEVVFLLWNDRLPNQSELDEFQAKLFEHMTLNPRVYNHFEEYAADKVHPMTGIRTALSYLAHFDPNAEDMSEEANQEKAIRIQAKVASLVSAFSRIRNGQEVVKPKEGLSYAANFLYMLNGKEPNDTEVEAMNKALVLHADHELNASTFTARVCVATLSDVYSGVTAAAGALKGPLHGGANERVMKMLSEIDSSDDVESYLEEKFANKEKIMGMGHRVYKEGDPRAKYLRDMSKKLTEQIGEPDLYEKSIKIADIVEKEKGLLPNVDFFSASVYHSLGIDHDLFTPIFAMSRVSGWLAHILEQYQDNRLIRPRAEYVGQTDRKYEPIEER from the coding sequence ATGTCTGACAAAAAAGGTTTAGAAGGTATTGTAGCGGCCGATTCCCGCATCAGTTCTATCATTGGTTCCCAGCTCACTTATTGTGGCTATGAAATCGATGACCTTGCTGAAAATGCATCGTTTGAGGAAGTAGTCTTCCTGCTCTGGAACGACAGGCTCCCGAATCAATCGGAACTGGACGAGTTCCAGGCCAAACTATTCGAGCATATGACACTCAACCCGAGAGTCTACAACCATTTTGAAGAATATGCTGCAGACAAGGTCCACCCGATGACGGGCATCAGGACTGCACTGTCATATCTCGCGCATTTCGATCCGAATGCAGAAGACATGAGTGAAGAGGCGAACCAGGAAAAAGCAATCCGCATCCAGGCGAAAGTTGCATCCCTGGTTTCTGCATTCTCAAGAATCCGCAATGGCCAGGAAGTCGTGAAACCGAAAGAAGGACTAAGCTATGCAGCCAACTTCCTGTACATGCTCAATGGAAAAGAGCCGAATGATACTGAAGTTGAAGCGATGAACAAAGCACTTGTCCTCCATGCGGACCACGAACTCAATGCATCCACATTCACTGCACGTGTATGTGTGGCGACACTGTCCGATGTATATTCCGGTGTCACGGCGGCAGCCGGAGCATTGAAAGGCCCACTCCATGGCGGCGCCAACGAACGTGTAATGAAGATGCTTTCCGAAATCGACTCATCGGATGATGTGGAAAGCTATCTTGAAGAGAAGTTCGCCAACAAGGAAAAAATCATGGGCATGGGCCACCGCGTCTACAAAGAAGGGGATCCTCGTGCAAAATACTTGAGGGATATGTCCAAGAAGCTGACAGAGCAGATCGGTGAACCGGATCTCTATGAAAAGTCCATCAAAATAGCAGATATCGTGGAGAAGGAAAAAGGTCTCCTTCCAAACGTCGACTTCTTCAGTGCATCCGTCTACCACTCGCTCGGCATAGACCATGACCTGTTTACACCGATTTTCGCCATGAGCCGTGTGTCCGGATGGCTTGCACACATCCTTGAACAGTATCAGGACAACCGTCTGATCAGACCAAGGGCCGAATATGTGGGCCAGACCGACAGAAAATACGAACCTATTGAAGAAAGATAA
- a CDS encoding solute symporter family protein has translation MNLTVIIMFLVFVGATLVITYFASKRTQSTSDFYTAGGGLTGWQNGLAISGDYLSAASFLGIAGAIALWGFDGFFYSVGYLTAYLVVLYIVAEPLRNLGKYTVADMIAARFELKKVRAFAALSSITIVIFYMLAQLVGAGALIQLLFDIPYSISVILVGIMMTIYVLFGGMTATSWVQMVKAVLLMIGTLIISFLVLLNFNFNIFAMFGEMKNITAPELEGSFLNPGAQGNSPLNNISLIVALLFGTAGLPHILMRFFTVKDAKTARSSVMWATWIIGIFYILTVFLGFGAAALLTREEIIAANPAGNMAAPLLAERLGGDFLMSFVAAVAFATILAVVAGLVLSGASAFAHDIYGQVIKKGKMTDREQMLAARTAALSVSVLSIILAIFAQDQNVAFLVSLAFCVAASANLPVIVYTIFWKRFNTQGAITGIITGLVVSLALVILSPNVMDPTGSAFIAMEPIFPLDNPALISVPAGFIGAFLGTFLGKAESHDKYREVKVKSVTGISTSDVSH, from the coding sequence ATGAATTTAACAGTCATCATCATGTTTCTGGTGTTTGTAGGGGCAACATTGGTAATTACATATTTTGCTTCCAAACGCACACAGTCCACGAGTGATTTCTACACTGCAGGGGGAGGCCTGACAGGCTGGCAGAACGGTCTGGCAATTTCAGGGGATTATCTGTCGGCGGCATCATTTCTTGGTATTGCCGGTGCGATTGCATTATGGGGATTCGATGGGTTCTTCTATAGTGTGGGATATCTGACGGCATATCTGGTCGTTCTGTATATAGTCGCAGAACCGCTCAGGAATCTGGGCAAATATACAGTAGCGGATATGATTGCAGCGAGGTTCGAGCTGAAAAAGGTCCGGGCATTCGCCGCCCTCTCATCCATCACCATCGTCATCTTCTATATGCTTGCCCAGCTCGTCGGTGCAGGCGCGCTCATACAGCTTCTATTCGATATACCCTACAGCATTTCCGTCATTCTTGTAGGTATCATGATGACGATCTATGTGCTGTTCGGCGGCATGACGGCAACGAGCTGGGTACAGATGGTCAAGGCTGTCCTGCTCATGATCGGTACGCTCATCATTTCTTTTCTGGTACTGCTTAACTTCAACTTCAATATATTCGCGATGTTCGGTGAGATGAAGAACATCACTGCGCCGGAATTGGAAGGTTCATTCCTGAATCCGGGTGCACAGGGGAACTCTCCGCTCAATAACATTTCCCTGATTGTCGCCCTGCTGTTCGGTACGGCAGGTCTGCCCCACATCCTCATGAGGTTCTTCACCGTCAAGGATGCAAAGACGGCGAGAAGCTCTGTCATGTGGGCGACATGGATTATCGGAATCTTCTATATCCTGACCGTTTTCCTCGGTTTTGGTGCTGCGGCACTGCTGACGCGGGAAGAGATCATCGCTGCAAACCCGGCAGGCAACATGGCGGCGCCATTGCTTGCTGAAAGGCTCGGGGGAGACTTCCTGATGTCCTTCGTTGCAGCTGTCGCATTCGCAACAATCCTTGCTGTAGTCGCCGGACTGGTGCTCTCCGGCGCAAGTGCATTTGCACACGATATTTATGGACAGGTGATAAAGAAAGGGAAAATGACGGATAGAGAACAGATGCTGGCGGCGAGAACAGCTGCTTTAAGCGTCAGTGTGCTGTCCATCATCCTTGCGATATTCGCCCAGGACCAGAACGTGGCCTTCCTGGTGTCGCTGGCATTCTGTGTCGCCGCCAGTGCCAATCTTCCCGTCATCGTCTATACGATATTCTGGAAGCGCTTCAACACGCAGGGGGCGATCACCGGCATCATCACCGGTCTTGTCGTCTCCCTGGCACTCGTCATACTGAGTCCGAATGTAATGGATCCAACCGGAAGTGCGTTCATCGCCATGGAGCCAATCTTCCCATTGGATAATCCTGCGTTGATTTCTGTGCCTGCCGGCTTCATCGGCGCCTTCCTGGGAACATTCCTCGGCAAAGCGGAATCCCATGACAAGTATCGTGAAGTCAAGGTCAAATCGGTCACAGGCATATCGACATCGGATGTCTCCCACTGA